Proteins encoded together in one Buchnera aphidicola (Takecallis taiwana) window:
- a CDS encoding RluA family pseudouridine synthase — protein sequence MNNQHNLNIKINNDTTNQRIDNFIHKKFQKIPKNILYAMLRTGYIKINTKKVKPYYKIQTGDILSYSNRIILKKNNKTVINTIIKKKFYSYILFEDKDLLIINKPTGLAVHSGSGLKFGVIEIFRLLEANYKILELVHRIDRHTSGVLILSKKKSVLKNLHQQFQEKKIYKSYTAIVHGVLETEKQHISIPLTKGKLTNGQKIIITNPLGKASLSIFKVKKRFKKHTLVEIIPKTGRTHQIRVHAAYIGHPIVFDSIYGNTELDNKIHLNNYNKKILLHASKIAFYHPRNYQKYYIYAPIANRFIEFLKNICGQ from the coding sequence ATGAATAATCAACATAATTTAAATATCAAAATTAACAATGATACAACTAATCAAAGAATTGATAATTTTATACATAAAAAATTTCAAAAAATTCCAAAAAATATACTGTATGCAATGTTAAGAACAGGATATATTAAAATTAACACAAAGAAAGTTAAACCATACTATAAAATACAAACAGGAGATATACTATCATATTCTAATAGAATAATATTAAAAAAAAATAATAAAACCGTTATAAATACAATCATTAAAAAAAAGTTTTATTCTTATATTTTATTTGAAGATAAAGATTTATTAATTATTAATAAACCAACTGGGCTTGCAGTACATAGCGGTAGTGGTTTAAAATTTGGTGTAATAGAAATATTTCGTTTACTAGAAGCAAACTATAAAATTTTAGAATTGGTACATCGTATAGATCGTCATACATCCGGTGTATTAATATTATCAAAAAAAAAATCTGTTTTAAAAAATTTACACCAACAATTCCAAGAAAAAAAAATTTATAAAAGTTATACCGCCATAGTACATGGTGTTTTAGAAACAGAAAAACAACATATTTCTATACCACTTACAAAAGGAAAATTAACAAATGGTCAAAAAATTATAATAACCAATCCTTTAGGTAAAGCATCGCTTAGTATTTTTAAAGTAAAAAAACGCTTCAAAAAACATACATTAGTAGAAATTATACCAAAAACTGGAAGAACACATCAAATTCGAGTACACGCCGCATATATTGGACATCCTATTGTTTTTGATAGTATTTATGGTAATACTGAATTAGATAATAAAATTCATTTAAACAATTATAATAAAAAAATTTTATTACACGCTTCAAAAATTGCATTTTATCATCCCAGAAATTATCAAAAATATTATATTTATGCTCCAATAGCGAATCGATTTATAGAATTTTTAAAAAATATATGTGGTCAATAA
- the rpmF gene encoding 50S ribosomal protein L32, producing MAVQKSKPTRSKRGMRRSHDKLSVPMLSQDKFSKEIHIRHCMTKKFFYHGKLILKKNTN from the coding sequence ATGGCAGTCCAAAAAAGTAAACCGACTCGGTCAAAACGTGGTATGCGACGATCTCATGATAAATTATCTGTACCAATGTTATCACAAGATAAATTTAGTAAAGAAATTCATATACGCCACTGTATGACAAAAAAGTTTTTTTATCACGGGAAATTAATTTTAAAAAAAAATACTAATTAA
- a CDS encoding ACP S-malonyltransferase, giving the protein MILKLAMIFPGQGKQNIHRIIQLNKYNSIIYHTFQEASEYLNYNIWDIIKIPLITYQTTYAQPIILTMSVALYRLWKSIGGINPIISAGHSLGEYSALVCSNAMTFSDGIKIVQKRAIMMKKQINGLSIQMQAIIGLKKKIILKLCQNHLFDHMVNIANINSDNQIVISGHKKAVQNISIICKKMGAKTIILPIDVAAHCNIMKKIRRKFVKHIKKIHIQKTQYPVINSISVKQQISQHTIRKSLVKQLFKPVQWSKTMKVITSISNIILEMGTGNVLTKLNNNNYINIIPMYTIKNIYKIINLLSKNNYDK; this is encoded by the coding sequence GTGATTTTAAAACTAGCAATGATTTTTCCTGGACAAGGCAAGCAAAATATACATCGTATCATTCAACTCAATAAATATAACAGTATTATTTATCATACTTTTCAAGAAGCGTCAGAATATTTAAATTATAATATCTGGGATATTATCAAAATACCTCTTATAACATATCAAACAACATATGCACAACCAATAATACTGACTATGTCAGTAGCACTTTATCGATTATGGAAAAGTATAGGTGGTATAAATCCGATAATTTCGGCTGGACATAGTTTAGGGGAATATTCTGCTTTAGTATGTAGCAATGCCATGACATTTTCTGATGGAATTAAAATAGTCCAAAAAAGAGCAATCATGATGAAAAAACAAATAAACGGATTATCAATACAAATGCAAGCAATTATTGGACTAAAAAAAAAAATAATATTAAAATTATGTCAAAATCATTTATTTGATCATATGGTCAACATTGCAAATATTAATTCCGATAATCAAATTGTTATTTCCGGACATAAAAAAGCTGTACAAAACATCAGCATAATATGTAAAAAAATGGGCGCAAAAACAATTATATTACCTATTGATGTTGCTGCGCATTGTAATATTATGAAAAAAATTAGAAGAAAATTTGTTAAACACATTAAAAAAATACACATTCAAAAAACACAATATCCAGTAATTAATAGTATTTCCGTAAAACAACAAATCTCTCAACATACTATTCGTAAATCACTAGTTAAACAATTATTTAAGCCTGTGCAATGGTCAAAAACAATGAAAGTAATAACATCAATATCAAACATCATACTAGAAATGGGTACAGGAAACGTTTTAACCAAACTCAATAACAATAATTATATTAATATTATACCTATGTATACTATAAAAAATATATATAAAATTATCAATTTATTAAGTAAAAATAATTATGATAAATAA
- the fabG gene encoding 3-oxoacyl-ACP reductase FabG, with product MINNKKIALITGANKGIGQEIAKTLSQNNIFVIGTAKNIDGKNIIDNTLKNHGFGTMLDLNDLKQVESCIQAIYKKFKKIDILIHNAAYKNDKLFINMKLKDWNETIHINLTSIFFITQIIIKNMIQQKYGRIITISSIVGYSGNIGQINYAASKSGIIGFNKTLALEVASKGITANIIAPGFINIGMTQTMTERQKQNYLSKIPMKKFGSAKDIAYAVLFLISKYSSYITGQTMHINGGIYMH from the coding sequence ATGATAAATAATAAAAAAATTGCATTAATTACTGGCGCAAATAAAGGGATTGGACAAGAAATTGCAAAAACACTATCTCAAAATAATATTTTTGTAATCGGAACAGCTAAAAATATAGATGGTAAAAATATTATAGATAATACGTTAAAAAATCATGGATTTGGTACAATGTTAGATTTAAATGACCTAAAGCAAGTGGAATCTTGTATACAAGCTATCTATAAAAAATTTAAGAAGATTGATATCTTAATTCATAATGCTGCATATAAAAATGATAAATTATTTATTAATATGAAATTAAAGGATTGGAATGAAACCATACACATCAATTTAACATCTATATTTTTTATTACACAAATAATTATAAAAAATATGATACAACAAAAATACGGTCGAATTATTACAATTAGCTCAATTGTTGGATATAGTGGTAATATTGGACAAATAAACTATGCAGCATCAAAATCGGGAATAATTGGATTTAATAAAACACTTGCTTTGGAAGTTGCTTCAAAAGGTATTACAGCAAATATTATTGCGCCAGGATTTATAAATATTGGAATGACTCAAACAATGACCGAACGTCAAAAACAAAATTATTTATCTAAAATACCAATGAAAAAATTCGGTTCAGCAAAAGACATTGCTTATGCAGTATTATTTTTAATATCAAAATACTCTTCATATATTACAGGACAAACTATGCATATTAATGGTGGAATATATATGCATTAA
- a CDS encoding acyl carrier protein, whose protein sequence is MKNTIKTIVSKIMNVHIDKITEKTNLFTDLKADSLDMIEIAMAIEEKFKIDIPDSELEHLNTIDLITKYIQNTNTT, encoded by the coding sequence ATGAAAAATACAATAAAAACAATTGTTTCTAAAATTATGAATGTTCATATAGATAAAATCACTGAAAAAACAAATCTATTTACAGATTTAAAGGCGGATTCACTAGATATGATTGAAATTGCTATGGCTATAGAAGAAAAATTTAAAATAGATATACCAGATTCAGAACTTGAACACTTAAACACTATTGATCTAATTACAAAATATATTCAAAATACTAATACAACATAA
- the tmk gene encoding dTMP kinase gives MIYNQGKFIALEGLDGSGKTHACNLLKNILRKHKIQNIIIREPGGTPLGENIRNIIKNLHPYEIIHPKTILLLIYASRMQLIQNIIAPALKNNIWIISDRYELSSFAYQGGGFKIKKELIIFLHNIIVQSYTPDLTIYLDVIPKYALQRIIQRGKLDQIEKNNIHFFTRIRNIYLNLITQNDNSITIDANLKIDIVQKDIKNKFKKWLRTCKIHGIRG, from the coding sequence ATGATTTATAATCAAGGCAAATTTATTGCTTTAGAAGGATTAGATGGTTCAGGTAAAACACATGCCTGTAACTTACTTAAAAATATTTTACGAAAACATAAAATACAAAATATCATAATTCGTGAACCTGGAGGCACACCATTAGGAGAAAATATTAGAAATATTATAAAAAATTTACATCCATATGAAATAATTCATCCAAAAACAATACTTTTGCTTATATATGCTTCTCGTATGCAATTAATTCAAAATATAATTGCACCAGCATTAAAAAATAATATTTGGATAATATCAGACCGATATGAGTTATCTTCCTTTGCATACCAAGGAGGAGGGTTTAAAATCAAAAAAGAATTAATTATATTTTTACATAATATAATTGTTCAATCTTACACTCCAGATTTAACAATATATTTAGATGTAATACCAAAATATGCATTACAGAGAATTATACAAAGAGGTAAACTAGATCAAATTGAAAAAAATAATATTCATTTCTTTACAAGAATTAGAAATATTTATCTAAATTTAATTACTCAAAATGACAATAGCATAACTATTGATGCAAATCTTAAAATAGATATTGTACAAAAAGATATAAAAAATAAATTTAAAAAATGGTTACGAACATGCAAAATACATGGTATCCGTGGTTAA
- a CDS encoding DNA polymerase III subunit delta' C-terminal domain-containing protein, protein MQNTWYPWLNKTYKNIIQNYQNGKLHHTILIESYSINNTYKIIWAIIRWILCHKKHGIKNCGKCIGCTLIKNNIHPDCYIIHAKNTNNIIEIKKIRHIIDMIKNTAQQKHDKILWIPDYSLLTIFGINALLKIIEEPPENTFFFIGNKFYNNIHSTFRSRCILYKIFTPNEKIGLSWMQKNTTIKKKTCLLALRINNNDPELANKLLKNKNWIQRIQLYNNIHYAINKNNFLTLLPYLNTDDIINKIYWIILLFLDSMKLQKKIFSYLINIDQIPLITQISQNYSYITLNNIVHSWVQCRYLLTTVNNINYELLILNQLLKWQILKKKS, encoded by the coding sequence ATGCAAAATACATGGTATCCGTGGTTAAATAAAACATATAAAAATATTATTCAGAATTATCAAAACGGGAAATTACATCATACAATATTAATAGAATCATATAGCATTAATAATACATATAAAATCATATGGGCTATAATCCGATGGATATTATGTCATAAGAAACATGGAATTAAAAATTGCGGTAAATGTATAGGATGTACTTTAATTAAAAACAATATTCATCCTGATTGTTATATTATACATGCAAAAAATACAAATAATATTATAGAAATTAAAAAAATCCGTCATATTATTGATATGATTAAAAATACCGCACAACAAAAACATGATAAAATTTTATGGATTCCAGATTATTCGTTACTAACGATATTTGGTATTAATGCATTATTAAAAATTATAGAAGAACCACCTGAAAATACTTTTTTTTTTATTGGAAATAAATTTTATAATAATATCCATTCTACTTTTAGAAGTAGATGTATATTATATAAAATCTTTACACCTAATGAAAAAATCGGATTATCTTGGATGCAAAAAAATACGACAATCAAAAAAAAAACCTGTTTACTTGCCTTACGTATTAATAATAATGATCCAGAATTAGCAAATAAATTACTTAAAAATAAAAATTGGATTCAAAGAATCCAGTTATATAACAATATTCATTATGCAATCAATAAAAATAATTTTTTAACACTGTTACCATATTTAAATACTGATGATATAATAAATAAAATTTATTGGATTATATTATTATTTTTAGATAGTATGAAATTACAAAAAAAAATTTTTTCATATTTAATAAATATTGATCAAATACCATTAATTACACAGATATCCCAAAATTATTCATACATTACACTAAACAATATAGTACATTCTTGGGTTCAGTGCCGATAT